ATGCGGAGTCAAGAGCGACTGGCTTTGGAAAAGATAACACGTGAAGTCTAGGATGGCGGATGTTGGTCAGGCATAAATAGGGtggtttagcccccccccccccagctagtttttaatcaaattttacttaaaaatatcaattatcataatctGTGCTGCTGATACAATTCTAGCCCCCCAGAAAAATCACCCTAGTTGCACCTACGCATagtactatgtaatattattatatagatatatatattccTAGTTTACGAGTACATGGCCatgttatagttataactacTGTAATAACACCAAAAAGTAGATATAAATAGATTGAGGTTAATAATAAGTCAATCCTTGTCCGTAGTTGCCACTGCCAGACGCCAGTTAAGCAGCTGCATAACGACGCGATTGGTGTGTGCGTACATGTACGCATAGGGAAGGCAACTGCCTTACCACGGCACACTTTTTAcagtatttatttgttaggtcTTGTATGATTGTATGAAGACTGTTGAACGCATATATAATGGTGAAACAACACTCAGCAGCCAGCCCTAATTTGTTTCAAGCAAATGGTCGTGTTGGGTGGTGAACTGCTCAACTACACTAGATTTAAGTGTTGTGAGATTTTTTGAATTATGCAAAACTTTGGTTATTGTTGAGTAATGTTACAAAAATCatcatttatttgtataaaatattatgctgttaacaaagttaaataattataacaaatgtataGTATCGACAAAtcaacatttaacaataattaaattattaataccgaaatagtagtaaaatataaaaaatttgttcttaaaatataaaattaatgattttcttTCAATAATATAACTGACCACTAGGGGCGTACATAATCATGACCGGCATCATGATAAATGCATGTTACGGttacataacatatataaataataaataatatataatacttcatttaaagataattataaatacatagtgCATGTTAAgttgtaaacaataatttataattaaaataaactaatttcttAACATTTGTAAGGATTTAATACTTGATTTATGCCCTTAAGACATTgacttataaaattaagaattatattcttatttcttagtatactgaaattaaacaataataatatgtaatactaaGTTAAtgtaacaaacattttttgtaaaataaaacaagtacATTACTACTGTTaaaggaataaaatatttgttaatgaaCTAAattcattctaaaaaaaattactgaaatcaataaaatcaatataaacataatatttgtatttgtttttaatattgattgtattatttgcactattataaaatactgtaaaatgttttgttcttttatttatgtcattttctatttctatttgggtacacacacatacacacacacaaacttatatatttaatcaatgtttaACATGTTGACCCTGTATTGTTTACTGGTATTTTGAGCATAACAATCATACTGTACAATTTTGACTAAATGAGACGTGAATTTTTCAAATAGTAAATgagcaatgaatgtataaatttgtattgaGCAACTGTTTCCACAAACAACATGCGCTGGTGTCGAgccaataatatggttttaggTATGTCCAATTcctaaaaaaacacattaattaataattattttatcatctatataatatataagaatctaacttaaTTTCGGAGACAAAGgcaaccggtttgtttgtttatttattattattattaattatttatttatttgtttgcacttgcatttttccatttgaaatatatattattcattgaacaaataatttattgttacattttttctaccttatctctattctataataaagagaataaaatttaccactccagtggttgaattcaaaatgcaAGATATATAAtcttcagaaattagcaataacaataacaacagtatgtaattatattatattatttgtatagctaaaaaatagtcatatgtttttaaattaaatgataaaaaaataatttcttttggaggaaggtcgggcagctagtagtacaataaattaagacatatatattggttttattagttattgacattttcaattaagtttttaaaataaaataataatctacaaatttttattttcattattacttgtataataaaataagaaaatatatggtataataattatattatttaaatttcaaaattaactcATACCTGATTGTGATCTAATGTATATAGTAGAAGATCAGTTAATACTGTAAGGCCTGTTCTACCCACTCCTGTACTACAATGGACAAGAATCGGTGGATTACGATTTTGTCCAGTTGGTATTTCTGTGATTGTGTGTTCACGCACTGAACTCATTTCTTCCAAGAACCCTAGtgacaacaaatacaattagttATTTGAACTGTCTATAATActcaaaaaactaaatttaggAGACCAAACCTCCCACTTGAAAACCATGAGATAAGACGCACAGTTAAACAGCCACAAGCTGCGGACACATATGTTGCTCCTTTACCCTTGTAGTATaggaattatttatgtttttaaaatttttttttgaaaaacaggTAATATTTTGAACCATGCCCCATTACATTATAAGTTATGTAACATGTAAAATTATGCTTTCATACAAAGTATGTATGTCGTGTATGTACTTGTCTTcatctacattttattaatcatattgtgtaaaattaaattaaaaacaatactgcATCAATACAGTgaacagaatatattttatatattcaaaattgtattattatgtcatactaATTTATCCAGTACATCAGATgacataacaattaacaatggattgttaaatttaatgatttacacaaataagtaataacagctCAAATTATTCCTATACCATGCAGTTTAAAGTAACAACAAATCTGACCATGCACAGATCGTGGACGTTTAATTGTGTAACTCTTTTTGGgatgtttttttctaaacagAGAATAGTCTCCTTATTCTAGTCTTCTTGATTCTACTAATGACTATCACTAACCAAGAAAATGTGAAACATCTGACGGACAATCCTGCTCTACCCATTGATCATACCGTAAATGCCAAACACTTCTTGATCTTCTAGATGAGTTGTGTTGCAGTTTTAATTTACTAGTGACGCAATGACCAGTCTCCTGTGTAAATTGTAGCCACACATGATACTAAAATAAGAATTGATAGAATTAACCAGTTGCAACATTAAGTACGAATAATTAATaaggttgaaaaaaataatacacttaccTCCCCAAATTGTACAGAATGATCAGCAACTGTTGGAAAGTATTTTCCATAATTGTCATCTATAGAATTGATTTTTGGTAGGGACAAATCAAGGACAAGGTGTACTCCAGACTCCCATACCATTTGCCAAAAATTATTCACCGTATTTGGCAATGGTGTCTGTGTAGCTATGTAAAATCTTTGTTCGTTTCCCACTGATGCCTGataacataaaaattcaaaattttaaaatgaatgatttaactgataactattgaaaatacaaaataatttaactcacGGTAATATGAGATGCATTGATATATCCAAATCGATTTTCTTTACTCGGTGATAGACGAACACGATTTTCTTCATAAGGTAGAATATCCTTGTGTctatgtaaatatgtttattaatatgtaataaacaaaaaaaaaataagcagaATACATACCTATTCCTTGaataattttctaatacaaAAGCTGTAGAAAATTCTGCATTTGGTttaagttttgtaattttatcaaattcataaaataactgTGTGTCCTCTAATTTATGCTCTAAGATTTGGcactaaaattgtaaaaaaaaaattagaattagttatagtagtaaaatataaattaattataatctgcattctacatagtacataccatAGTGTCTTTAGAAATAGTTGAAGGTATAGGAAGTCGTGGAACAGTAGAATGACGTTTGTTAAATTCCTCTACACTTATATCACCATTTCTGTTCAAAGTCTTACTTTTCACTGCACCACTCAACAAACCTGCCCACTTTCGGCGATTTTTACTCCTTCCTTCCTTTTTCAATGTTCCACTGCTACTACTTTGATTtgaagaatctaaaaattataacaggAAATAAGAAAGgtaaatttctatttaattaacataaatatactattatctacAATttgatacttatttatttaccaaAGGACTGTTCTGCTGAATGAATAATTGATGTTGAAACTACTTGTGATGATACATTAGAACTACTGCTCATATCCAAAGTGTTGTTTTTTATTGGCACAACTTcgtgtttttgtttttccacaATAATTTCTTCCTTTACTGGTTGCACTTGATGAAGCACCTTACTAATAGGTGATTTAATCTCAGAAGGTACTTGTACACCAGCTGTACGGCTTCGAACATCTTTAGAATTCCAAGGCAACGGTACGTTTTCATAAATAGGTTCAGTACATTTACCtagaactattaaattatagacgAATTAGAAATTCTTGATCATGCTAATGAAGTTTGGAGTTTGTAGTaagaaaaatttattattaactgaaaATCTAGTCTACTAATGTAATTTTCTGGTAAATATCATATagaaattttattcaaaatgttatcattgTCGTTTATGTTGTAATAGAAgtctttaatagttaaatatgcGGTCTGTCCCAAATATTCTGTATCACCCCATGTATCTCTATGAAAAGACAAATATCAGTTTATTAAATATGGTTTTTCATCTATAAGAAAATTCCAattaaactattgaaaaaaaccaCAGTTAGATATATTGATTTGCTTTGGAGATAATTAGGGTAATAAGAGACTTTTGGGACactccatattatattgtataatatactatgtgatCAActgtcattatatttattatttactgagTGAAAAATTCCAACAAAGGTTGACATAAATCATTTTGgtcatttttatctttatctcattcaattatatgaaaataaataagcttttcaaaaacaattatgaagtagtaattgtatattattaaatgagaacattttattgtatattactactggattttatgttgttaaaaattatacctagaTATTCCGTTGTGGTTAGAGTTATTTCATAAAGTAAAAACTTACCTGCACTACAATTATGTGGCCTTTCATTTACAATCACACTAGTTATTGGTTGATTTAAAATAGGACCATGTTGACCCATATAGTACATCATATTGTTTCCATTAAAACCCGTGCGAAATTCATCTAAATTCTTTGAGAAAAatagataagtgataactatttACTGAACTAAAGcagttttaagaaaaaaataaacctttttTGGTTCAAGCAACGCGTTCAAATTTGTATAAGTCCTGTGTGTATCGGAATTTGTCAACATATGAGAAGCGTTGTAACGGTTTGGAATAATTTGGCAATTATGACCTCTAGATGACAAAAGATCAGGACTTGAACCACTTACCtagaaagtaataaatatatataaatctcaataatataaaacatatatcattaaaaactaaaggagtaaattaaattaaaacttactgGATTTTGAATGTACCCTAATGGACATGCTCTTGCTAAATCAGGTGTGCTATAACTAATTGGATAAGGCGGCGGTGGtttgaatatttgtatgtattcaGTGTCCTGAGCTGGAATATCTAATTCTGATGTTcttctgaaaatatttcaatgaataccagtattataataccattattaAGCTTTTATGAAGTGTGACacgactaataataattataggtacacaccCATGAATGGGATGAACAGGTGATACTATGTTCACTTGAGTGACATCAGGAAATTGCTTATAATCATTGTtgtactgaaaaaaataaaaaaaataataataattaatcacataGACAcatatgaaaatcaaaattttagtttatttcatatggaactaattataatatgtatctttgcaagcatataaattaaataagagtataagactgTTGTAATTAACTACAATAATGATAACTagggatattttttaattaaagtcctaaaatattttttaaataacattctaataaaataattttgtacttaaatattatttttgtaaaaatatatgaaataagtttataaattaaagattatactttttaagtaatacTTATAGGTTTCtgttaatatactttaatttataattcaaaacttgattggtgtatttattttgtatcaatttAGAAAACCCAGaagttagttttattataagaaaaatctactcaacattatacctattactttaGAACGAGAAATTAATCAGTATGTTATGTTTGATTAAGAAAGTTAAGAATGCTTATTGTAAGCAAAATAtagaatcaaatttattttatattattattataatactatagattctaatagacttattatttatgattatactaTTGAAACcattatgataaaatgataactaaaatcaaaaatgcctGTCTGATTAGAATAGTTAGATggttaaattacttaaaagaatgaaaaatagaaatatactacctcataataacaaatataagtattataattaattatttatgatcatGTATAGTAACTTTAGTGAtctgattaataaataatatgatagataGTATAAACTATGATTATTGGaacatttcttaatatatttcaatttggcAAATAAAAAAACCTTTGACCTACAAGTTAACCATTCTTCGTATATCAAAAACAACTGACATTTTATGACCACACTAATTGAAACatagaatgtattattattattagaaacagccaatatacaatataaaacaccACAACAAAATgtagaattattaataaatatgtacaggCCGGCActaccaaaaataaatagttagggAGGAAGGGTATATTGAGATTAAAAATTTgtcaacttaaaatataaaattttctgACTCCAAATGCAAATAATGCGgataagtgggtgtcgctctgctgtacctaGAGTATGCTACATACTATGTTACAGTGATTCACtgcaatggatggtgttaaacttgaattcaatgatataatatcattgtatacgaaaaccattctgagcggagactgtttgtcatctaagaatattttatattattattaatacggcaGGGGCACCATTTGGGGTATTGCAGGGTATACATTGGCGGCCCTATTTTTCACCGTATCATATTGGC
This is a stretch of genomic DNA from Acyrthosiphon pisum isolate AL4f chromosome A3, pea_aphid_22Mar2018_4r6ur, whole genome shotgun sequence. It encodes these proteins:
- the LOC100161359 gene encoding tyrosine-protein phosphatase non-receptor type 21 codes for the protein MPLKLLRLKKSRQYNVVSKSLYVICVELLDSTSIECTLSAESVGQECLDSVCQRLGLHQPEILGLRYINRARNPRWVDLSRPLKRQLDKYASHFSLYLRVMYFITNVSFIKDEMTRYHFFLQLKMDVIEGRILCDADQAVLLASYSMQAEFGDHDLEKHTSEYLKDFQLFPKQLIAIQGRLESLTEAVICQHLALAGLPQGTAEEYYIIAAQQLEGYGQEKFLAKDDNSTEVTLAVSLKGVTIQNQNRNTTFHQWDDIANVINHKRYFSIEEQSENFIQFQFNDVETAKYVWNMCVLQHMFYGLHEKIDQTGDNKADIMRKNLKSHFDNNIESSREELDTVDAKESGMTRGSFPFNGVRAQSTSCLDLSSSQANEKARLEKNGHKSISKLPSYRLAPDYETAVQRKYSQGDYYNPTPNLIPTTSISHQNINLHQYNNDYKQFPDVTQVNIVSPVHPIHGRTSELDIPAQDTEYIQIFKPPPPYPISYSTPDLARACPLGYIQNPVSGSSPDLLSSRGHNCQIIPNRYNASHMLTNSDTHRTYTNLNALLEPKKNLDEFRTGFNGNNMMYYMGQHGPILNQPITSVIVNERPHNCSAVLGKCTEPIYENVPLPWNSKDVRSRTAGVQVPSEIKSPISKVLHQVQPVKEEIIVEKQKHEVVPIKNNTLDMSSSSNVSSQVVSTSIIHSAEQSFDSSNQSSSSGTLKKEGRSKNRRKWAGLLSGAVKSKTLNRNGDISVEEFNKRHSTVPRLPIPSTISKDTMCQILEHKLEDTQLFYEFDKITKLKPNAEFSTAFVLENYSRNRHKDILPYEENRVRLSPSKENRFGYINASHITASVGNEQRFYIATQTPLPNTVNNFWQMVWESGVHLVLDLSLPKINSIDDNYGKYFPTVADHSVQFGEYHVWLQFTQETGHCVTSKLKLQHNSSRRSRSVWHLRYDQWVEQDCPSDVSHFLGFLEEMSSVREHTITEIPTGQNRNPPILVHCSTGVGRTGLTVLTDLLLYTLDHNQELDIPKTILLARHQRMLFVETVAQYKFIHSLLIYYLKNSRLI